A single Nomascus leucogenys isolate Asia chromosome 14, Asia_NLE_v1, whole genome shotgun sequence DNA region contains:
- the RAB37 gene encoding ras-related protein Rab-37 isoform X4, which yields MTGTPGAAATRDGEAPERSPPCSPSYDLTGKVMLLGDTGVGKTCFLIQFKDGAFLSGTFIATVGIDFRNKVVTVDGVRVKLQIWDTAGQERFRSVTHAYYRDAQALLLLYDITNKSSFDNIRAWLTEIHEYAQRDVVIMLLGNKADMSSERVIRSEDGETLAREYGVPFLETSAKTGMNVELAFLAIAKELKYRAGQQADEPSFQIRDYVESQKKRSSCCSFV from the exons ATGACGGGCACGCCAGGCGCCGCTGCCACCCGGGATGGCGAGGCCCCCGAGCGCTCCCCGCCCTGCAGTCCGAGCTACGACCTCACGGGCAAG GTGATGCTTCTGGGAGACACAGGCGTCGGCAAAACGTGTTTCCTGATCCAATTCAAAGACGGGGCCTTCCTGTCCGGAACCTTCATAGCCACCGTCGGCATAGACTTCAGG aacaAGGTGGTGACCGTGGATGGCGTGAGAGTGAAGCTGCAG ATCTGGGACACTGCTGGGCAGGAACGGTTCCGAAGCGTCACCCATGCTTATTACAGAGATGCCCAGG CTTTGCTTCTGCTGTACGACATCACCAACAAATCTTCTTTCGACAACATCAGG GCCTGGCTCACTGAGATTCATGAGTATGCCCAGAGGGACGTGGTGATCATGCTGCTCGGCAACAAG GCGGATATGAGCAGCGAAAGAGTGATCCGTTCCGAGGACGGAGAGACCCTGGCCAGG GAGTACGGTGTTCCCTTCCTGGAGACCAGCGCCAAGACTGGCATGAATGTGGAGTTAGCCTTTCTGGCCATCGCCAA GGAACTGAAATACCGGGCCGGGCAGCAGGCGGATGAGCCCAGCTTCCAGATCCGAGACTACGTAGAGTCCCAGAAGAAGCGCTCCAGCTGCTGCTCCTTTGTGTGA